gatgatgatcatggtagtaaccgatgttcaacttgatgatgatttcattttacagtcggccttgaacagaggtactagtacggtctcacaattttttatcattatacttggaccttagcgaaattcaaaatctcatagcggcaaaacttcccgcccacaaaatacaaaaatttcacacgcttccaaattccgattctacccctgtggagatgacaaagtcggttggtgggggtccggccgtcattttttcgatcaccacctccctagccccggataccctcccaaaaaattcatttccctcgagtctctcatctgagaccacccaccggaacttctcaagtccctctctctaccacctccacgaccaccgcaccggaacatccccgccggacttccctggcctacccgagccctcgcgatcctcgtcatccggctgcctgccggagccgcttcatcgacgccgtcatcaaccggaccggatcatccccgccgaacctcgaaaccatatgctcatccagcgagTCTACCGCGATCGCTtcggctgcggtatcgtccaccccaccggagccgcttcgccggatccgtcgtccaccgcatcggatcttgctcaccgacaccttgtgcatgaaccggatctgcttcacccgcgccgtgcatgatctaaactcttctacgtcgcttttctattgcttgcccgcaagttcttgtttaatcttggggaacctgtttgtgctaacgacgcgccgttacgtttttgcgagatgagatgagtaatcatgaagtgtaatggccgtctctccaaccccaagtagcacatgtagcgtacttcatcaccggatctatcaaccccaggaagatctgttgtgactcccacagagtgcttctcctaatgtaagtcccttgttttagcgccatgttcgggttcggatgcttgtttgtctgaagctcttttagttcattcctagctatgaccgtaacacgttgctattttctacttcattgctaactttaagcgattgaacattttggtttgcattcctgctacgtagatgtagccatcataacttctatcttgctcgatcgttgttacaaaaattataggtattatagtaacatcctgctattatttagttcacggccaattttaagtaattgcacatgttggttcgcattcctgctctatagcttttggcatcgtaacttctatatttggtttacattccctgctctgtagatctagccaccataactttatcttactcgatcgttgttacaaaaattatggcctgctactatgttgtttgtgccaattttttactccatgaacatgttggcttgcattccctgtactacgggtgatgccattgttttgtatctagttcattgtaagctaacaaagtaaggacttagtttggcatgctatcactctgctatctagcctgtagtacaaataaacttgtcatactactagataataattttgcgtgccatcttgttcttcaaaagctgcattattgacttgtttctctgacttggcatgacgctcacatatggaaagctgaacatattggtttgcattccctcttatacaagttcacaggtgatcccactatattctgtatctggtccatcctaagctccagcattaactatcctctatgtgttgctcattacaagtttatatcccgaaacatcttgatttgcatccccttcactataagttcaggagtattatttagttcacggccaaaatgaagtaattgcacttggcacatgttggttcacattccctcctctttagcttttgccatcgtaacttctatttttggtttacattccctgctctgtagatgtagccatcataacttcatcttgctcagtcgttgttacaaaatttatagcctgctactatgttgttcatgccaattttgtactccgtgaacatgttggtttgcatgggactcgacagtagtaagtctgctgtttcattctaacatgctccgttatattggctgttggtatgcggcatgcactctttgtttgcttattgtgcgcattacaatgatcttgttataacgacgaaatgatgagttccaaattctttggcaaacaatgttgcagtgtctttgcgtttccattgttgctgtcttaacttgtaatgtctatgTTTaatatataggtgctgcatgtacaacttaaaagattgctggatcgcttcattgtattataggtttaattaccattcaatttctctgggttctgtaatattttttcaaagccttgcagctgatgtaatatttagttagtttttatagttctttcgcgcattttttctttggtgcttgttgtaagtgaggctatccgacagaaatcaatgctgcgtaaatattctcagtatctaaatgacgaattcccatcccttaaacgggccaattaagcgaaatcacatatgtgccggctcgcaaaatcctaaagcgcctattacgccggcatataaacagcaactaaacgggctggcccacttacttattgggccagcccacttgattcttgtggaccccacactctaagtgggccggcccacttgctttaaggtggaccccacccacaaccggccggcccactaactagttgggccagccaattgcttttgtggtggaccccacatactaaatgggcggccctttaagaccaaagtgggacccaccgggggttttggccggcccactctcttgttgggccggcccacttgctatatggtggaccccacatactaaacggccggccttttaagaggaaagtgggacccactgtgtttttggccggcccactagcgtgttgggcggcccacttgctatatggtggaccccacatactaaatgggcggccctttaacagaaagtgggacccaccggtgtttttggcccgcccactatcttgttgggccccacttgctatatggtggaccccacatactaaatgggccggccctatatcagcaaagtgggacccacatgcgtttttggcccgcccactatcttgttaggccggcccacttgctatatggtggaccccacatactaaatgggccagccctttaaccggaaagtgggacccactgtgtttttggccggcccactatcttgttgggcggcccacttgctatatggtggaccccacatactaaatgggctggccctttaacagaaagtgggacccacctgtgcttttggcccggcccactggcttgttgggccagcccagttgatctaatgtggaccccacgtactaaatgggccggcccgatagcaggaaagtgggacctacatgctaattgggccggcccaataattttttgggcctgcccacttgctttaatgtggaccccactttgtaaatgggccggcccgataccaggaaagtgggtcccacatgtcttgtgggccggccattttgcctgttgaccggtcaaacgagtgcattcggcccggcccacatgcttagtgggccggcccattaaagttttgaccagtcaactttagaggttaggcctggcccacgtaactaatggaccaacccagctatatagttgaccggtcaaactaagtcagctggcccggcccgtaaacttaatgggccggcccgcttaagacgtggcaggcctcgtgtgggcctaccatctaccacggggtttcagccggttaacgccgttaactgccagttaacggcgtctgccacgtgtcagtttgcatgatgtcagcagtcaacgggctcccgaaaacacttgggcaacggtccgattttccgtggcggaagggcgcccaagcgcgacggaccaaaaaaatcgtcgtaggactttgcctgacgcagtttccacaacagaacccatatcgtcgggttaggcccataggcgacgaaaaataccccttagcggacgattttgagacgttgtctatcagaacttttcttgtagtggtagtTAGGTTAGGGTTAGTCACCACCTAGCAAATCTTGCTAGAGTGGAACGCCTCTCTGAAACTTGGATTGGATCTGGACCTGAAGATCTCCTTCGGTTGCTAGACATTGATCGTTATGCAATCCTTCAATAAACTTCCTGCTTTACCTGCAAAAAAAACTAGTAATTGGGGAGATGATTGGGTTGCACATGACCAGCTAGAGACGCCCCATGGGCCATATAATGCTGATAATTCAATCTCCCAAATAAAATCCCCTAGACACTACCATGGTTCGGAGAAATGTGGCTCATAGGAACATAGAGTTACAAACCTAGATAAAAAAAATTCATCGCTCTAGTATCTTGGATAGTTGGAAGACTCCAACATACTAGTAGTGTGAAAAGTGGGCCCACGCTAAAATACGCCGAACTGCGTAGCAAAATGATCCACCTCGTCGCCGTCTTCCATTCCGATTTGCGACGGTGTCACCTCGCCACTCAGGCGGGTACCGTCGAAAAAGAAAACTCCACCGACCTGGCAAGCAGCCGGCATGATGTCATAGTAGAAACGCATCAAGACCCTCACCTTTTCAGTCTGCCGCAAGGTGAGGTGGACCATGGCCTGGTGTTCGTAGCCGGCTTCCCGCACCGTGAGCGTGATATAGTCGTCGTCGGACTTGTTCTCTCGGCCCACCTCGCCACGCACCGTCGGAACGACGTAGATCCTGTCCCAATCCTTCATCCCGATGCCCACCGGCGTTTGCTCGCCCGTCACACCCTCGCCACAGTACAGGAAGACTCCAGGCACCACGCCGGCGGAGGGAACCATGTCGTGGTAGAAATCCATCAGGACCTGAAGCTGGTCGGTGGTCCGCATGGTGCGGGTGAAGCTGCGTCCTGTGAAGTCCCGCAGCACGGGGGTGACGAGCTCGATCTCTGGGAAGAAGCGGATCTCGTCGCCGTCCTTCATCTGGAAGTCCGCCGGCGTTTTCGAGCCGGCACGGCTGATCTCCGGCCCGCGGTAGTTGAAAACCCCTTCGCCCTGCTTGACGGTGGGCACCATGGAATAGTAGAAGTCCATGAGGACCTGCAGTTGGTCGCTCCTCCGCATGGTGCGGGTGAGCCTGCGCCCGTCTTGGTCCGTCACAACGAGAGTAACGTACTCCTCGGGTACCGCCGGCTTCGCGTCGGTCTTCTCCGCCTTCTTCACAGACGCCGACGCCGACATGCCGCTCCGGCCAACCTAGCTTGGCTGTCTCGTCCTCAGTTTGTGTTTCTTCCTGGATCAGTGTGTGGCAATGCGCCTGCATATTTTTGCGGCTTTATACGCGCGCGTGGTCGATCGATAGCCGTCACGCGCTTTAATTCGTACGCCTGTTCAGTTTACGATACTCACGTGACCTCTGGCCTGCTTGCATTGACTCATCGTGGACGACGACGATTGCGAGCATACCAGACGGCATCCGGAACAACTTTACCCACTGGACTTCCTCACGCACAAGGATCGACTGGCAAAGTCAATTCTCTTTGATAGTCCCGGTACGACGCATGAGATCTATTCTCTCTTTTTTTGAACATGCATGAGATCTATGTATGAGTCTAATACTCGAATGCAGTTCTCGAGGTCTCCATCGAATAGCTGAGAGAAGCAGGCAGATCAGTTCGAAGAGCAATTTGCAAGAATGTAGACAAAGTGCTTGATCTGCACTTGATTTCTCTCCTTCTCTAAGCAATAgtattgctaaaattttgctagTTCTGGATTGCTAAAGTTTTGGTATAAGATTAGGAGAGAGAAAGTATATCAATCCATACACAATTCTGCTTTTCTAGCCTTCCTATAATTGGCGGCGAATGACGATGAACGGCATTTCAGCGAGGCACAAGTTTCCCTAAGGATGAAATTGTAATTTTACTTCTTTGTGGGGTTTCTTGTGCAAAGTTGCTTGACACGCATATTTGTCTCGTGTGGTGACCATACGTGTAATGTCTGTAAAAGGATTGTCTAATGAAATATATAGTTATTTCAAAAAACAATAATTAGaacgtgggacccacatgtcagtggGTTACACTTTATTTgctttcttttcttcctccactttctCTTATCCTCTTCCTTCACCCACCCTCGGCAGGTCACCGCCCCATGCACAGCcggccgcccgccgcccgccgccgcgcgCATGCCCGCCACTCGCCCACCTGCCGCACATACCCTCGCCCGCCCACGCCGCATGCTCGGAAATAAATCCTATACGACCCGGGTCGCACCCTCCTGATGGCTGGACCAGTCCTACGTTTGACATCTCCATATGGCAGAGGGGATCTCAAAGAAATCCCATCTCGTGCCTGCTGCCTCTCCCCAACGGTCCTCACTTCACTGCCCCCAGCCCCCtcccacccccacccccacccccacccccacgCCGCGGCACCACTCGATGCGTTGTTGAGTGCTGACCATCGATTTTAAGCAAAATGCGGCAAAATTGGTCTCTGCGCGCGGTAGTGTCGGTGGTGGCGAAGAGGCGAGGCAGACGACGGCATCGATGCGGGTGAGGAGCTTCACTCCTCGTCGTGAAGATCGACTATCTCGAGCTTAACACGGCGGAAACGCTGCTCGCGGAGAGCCGCCTCGAACTCGCGAACTTGGCGGACGGCGTCCGCCTCCTCCCGGCGCCAGTGAGCTCGTGCCTCCGCCTCCGTGATGGCCGCCACCTGCACGATGGCGGCGTCCTCCTTGTCGGAGCCGTGGACGTAGTCGCCCGCGGAGAACGTCGGCGACCGCACGGGgacgagctcctcctcctcgacGGTGGGTCGCGGTGCGCGAGTGGAGCTGCCTGACGACGAGCCCTCGCCACCGTTTCCGTACCTCGTAagcttccctgggggcgtgagcccccagttcgtcCACCGGCGGGCGCTCCGCTTGCACGCGCCCTCCGACACGTTCCACTTCCGGCGTTCCTCGTCACTGCAGAACACGGGGGGTCGTGGCGGTGAGTCCCTGCCGCCCAATCTCGCGCCGCGCCCTGCTACGCCACCACAGGAGGCCATCGGGTCGCGGAGCAGGGGAGAGTGGTGGCTGCTGCGAGctggattgctcgccggagcagagggcaggcggcggcggagggagtgGAAGCGgcagaggggagtagggtttggaaaCCAAACTTTCCTCCGCGACCCCTTTTAATACAGGGCGACCGCGGGCTCCGTTCTGGCCCAGTTTCGGCCTGAACCCGTATTTCCGCCAGACTTATTCGGTTTCAGCCTCTTTTAGGGGTtccgctagagatgctcttaggaagCTTCACCGAGCGGCAGTTGGCCCTCGAGCATGTGCTTTCCTACTTATATGAAGTGCCTCTTGGCTTTGCAAATATACAAAGTGGGGGTGCCAATATACCAGGCTTGTTAACTTTTTTGGTGGGGAGACCACTTATAGGTTGTAGGAGCAAGGTTTTTCAACCAAATTGCTATATTTTCGGTTTTTAACGATCCAAGCCAAATATAGGATAGGAAggatgttggagatgctctaagaactTCTCTATTTGGACACTAGTATGGTATAAAATACAAGTTTACCATTAGGTTGTTACAAAATATTCGTGAAATAAAAAGTTGTAGTTCTCAAAATGCTTTGAGAAAAAAAATCTCTGTGTATGTTTTTTTTTTCGAAGACATGCAGATGATTTTTCAAGCTTTGGTTGTCCATATTGATAATATTATATCCCAAATAAAATTTCAAAGATTTGTTTCTTGTTGCGAATCAGGAACTTCATTGATTAATCAGAGGGGTTATAATCATTGGTAAGGATATCTTCTAAGAAGGTTGGGATAAAATTTATCGATAAACACCTTTTTCTAGCTGCACATTCAAGGGTAGGGCTTGCATTCTGATAACACGAATCGATTCAATATTATGAATATCGGATCTATCAAATCAATTCATAGTTGAGAGTGAAATAGTAATAGGAAGATCTTCTATCCATACTAAGACCAAGATGGCTTTTTTTATTGGGTTAGGAATTACCTATTCTATTAAAATAATTTTCCACTTTTATTTTCTATACCTCAAACCCATGTACTTTCTTAATCTTATCCAATTCCCCTCTATGGGAGTTTATAATAATGGTATTTATTACAAGAATGGAGCTAGGAAACACACTACTTTGATGCATACTTATGGTTTACTCTTCTTTTGCGAATTTACTCAGCAATACAAAATTCGCATTACGATACATCTTTGAAACAAAATAATATTGTATTTTATACGACTTATTTCTGAGGATACCAGTACGATTTTCAAGTATCCAATTTATGTATTTATGATAATTTTGTACTAGCAATAAAAATTCAAAAGGTTTGGCTCCAACGTGCATTGAAAAGATTAAATATATATTACCGAAATACGACAACTTTTTTTAAGCGATGGTTGGAGTCATATTTACAAGATAGAGCTTGGAAAACACACTCTTTGATACATACTTAGAACTGTTTAATCAACAATAGTGAATTTGTATTGCAATATATTATTGAAATACGACAACTTAACCGAAACTGGCGTACAAGTTTAGATACTGTACATTGTATATCTTACTCTTCTTCACAGTTCGGTAAGTCATTTCATTGACACGGCATAAATAATTAGATATGTCCCGTAGAGAACACTTTGATGTAAAGTTGAATGGAAGAAAAAGGAGTGTGTCAGTCTGCCATATTTCTGAATGAGAAGAAAAAATAATCAGATGGCAGGCAACAAATTAGAGTCTCGTCGTGGATAACGGATGAGAACATCTAAATTGAATGGTTTCAGAGTTGTTAGAACCAAACTGAAACTGAATCTGTCGACATCTCGCCGGCTTTCTGCCCCGCCACCGCCCACCGGCAGATCCTGATGCCTCGCCTCCACTCCACCACGCCCGTGTCCCGCACGCTCAGCCCGGAGGACGCGCACCACCTGTTCGACGAATTGCTACGGCAGACCGCCCCGGTCTCTGAGCGCTCCCTGGATGGCTTCCTCGCCGCCCTCGCCCGTGCGCCGGACTCCGCAGCCTGTAGAGATGGGCCTGCCCTGGCCATCGCCCTCTTCAACCGTGCGCGCCGAGAAGAAGCTGGCCCGCGGGTGGCGCCTCCCTCAGACTACACCTACTGCATCCTCATGAACTGCTGTTGCCGCACAAGTCACCCAGAACTAGGACTTGCCTTCTTCGGCCTCCTCCTCCGGACAGGCCTCAAGACAAATGAGATCGTCGGCAGCACCCTCCTCAAGTGCCTCTGCTATGCAAAACGGACCGATGAGGCTGTCAACCTGCTGCTTCATCGCATGTCCGAGCTCGGCTATGTGCCTAATGCCTTCTCATACTCCATTGTCCTGAAGAGACTATGTGATGACAGGAGGAGTCAACAAGCGCTGGACCTGCTTCAGAAAGTGAGGAAAGAAGGAGGTGCCTGCTCCCTCAATGTGGTCGCATATAACACCGTCATACACGGCTTCTTTAAGGAAGGGGAAATTGGCAAGGCATGCGATCTATTCCATGAAATGGCGCAGCAAGGGATCGTGGCAGATGTGGTGACATATAGCTCGATTATTGATGCCTTGTGCAAGGCCAGAGTAATGGACAAGGCAGAGTTGTTCCTTCGGCAAATGGTTGACAACGGTGTTCAACCGGATGAAGTGACATATACTAGCATGATACATGGATATTCCAGTTTGGGCCAGTGGAAAGAGGCAAGTAAACTGTTAAGAAAAATGACAAGCCAGGGTCTCATACCAAATATTGTTACTTGGAACTCGTTCGTGGCATCCCTTTGCAAGCATGGAAGAACCAAAGAAGCTGCAGATGTTTTTGATTCCATGACCGCCAAGGGCCACAAACCTGATATCGTCATGTATGGCGCTCTGCTCCACGGGTATGCGTCTGAAGGATGCTTTGCTGACATGATTAATCTCTTTGATTCAATGGCAGACAAAGGCATTGTAGCGAACTGCCATGTTTTCAACATCTTAATTGATGCATATGCTAAACATGGAATGATGGACGAAGCTATGCTCATACTTACGCAAATGTGGGAACAAGGAGTGAGTCCAGATGTAATCACCTATTCAACTCTAATAGCTGCACTTTGTAGAATGGGCAGGCTGGCTGATGCTATGGACAAATTCAGTCAGATGATTTACATCGGGGTAGAACCAAACGCAGTTGTTTATCACTCCCTAATTCAGGGTTGTTGTACACATGGTAATTTAGGGAAAGCTAAGGAGTTGGTTTATGAAATGATGAACAGAGGTATTCCTCGACCCAACATTGTGTTCTTCAATTCAATAATTAACAGTCTATGCAAAGATGGGAGGGTTTTGATGCACAGGCTATCTTTGACTTGGTTATACACTTCGGTGAGAGACCTGACGTCATTATATTCAGTTCGCTGATTGATGGATATTGCTTAGTTGGCAAGATGGAGAAAGCAATGAGAGTGATTGATTCCATGGTATCAGTTGGCATTGAGCCTAATGTTATTACGTATAATACACTTATTGATGGCTATCTTAAAAGAGGAAGGATTGTTGATGGGTTGAGTCTGTTTAGAGAAATGTCGCATAAGAAAATTAAACCTACTACTGTTACATATAACATCATACTGGATGGGTTATTCCGTGCTGGGCAAACTGTCGCTGTAAAGAAAATGTTCAAGGAGATGATCGAAAGTGAAACAACAGTGAGCATTTCCACATACAGAATAATCCTTGGGGGACTTTGCAGAAATAATTGTGCTGAGGAAGCCATCATCCTCTTCCATAAATTATGTGCAAATAATGTGAAGTTTGATATTGCAATACTCAATACCATGATTAATGCAATGTACAAGGTTCAGAAAATAGAAGAAGCTAAAGATTTGTTTGCTGCAATACCAGCCAGTGGGTTGgtgcctaatgcttctacttatgGAGTTATGATAAATAATCTTCTAAAAGAAGGATCACTGGAAGAAGCTGACAGTATGTTCTCATCAATGGAGAAGAGTGGCTGTGCTCCCAGCTCTCGTCTTGTAAATGATATCATCAGAACATTATTGGAGAAGGGGGAAATAGTCAAGGCTGGAAATTATATGTCTAAAGTTGATGGGAAGAGCATCTCACTTGAAGCTTCAACTACTTCATTGCTATTGTCTCTCTTTTCGGGGAAAGGGAAATATCGGGAACAAATAAATTTGCTCCCAGCCAAGTACCAATTTTTTGATGGAGTCAGTTTTGTTGCATAGGACTTGGCTGATAAGCCTTGGTGTGGTTCAGAGCTCCCTCTCAATGATGTGAACATGTATTCTCTTCTGTGGGCACACCAGGATCGAACTGGTTGATGGTGCCACCATGGTGTTTTGATCCCAAAAGTATTGTTTATCTTAGGTGTAGAGTGGAGGGTTGTGGCAGAATTTCTTTCATGAGGGTCAGTGTTGCTGCAGTATCTTGCGGTGATCGTTAACACTACTGTATGCATATCATGTTCAAGTTTTTGTTGCGCACGTCTTCCCTTGCAACTTTATATATGGATCTATTAACTCCCTCTTGATGAGATAGTAAGATGTTTTACTAAAATAAATCCCTCTTCTATTGACTTATTCTTATCCGGCACTAAGCCTCTGATTTGACATGTGCGACATGCTTCCTGGCTGGGCCTGGTGGCTGTGGTTAGTATCGAGGTAGATTATGATAATCATGTTTGGCCAGGGTATTTTTAGATGATGTCTGCTTGGTTAACTTCTACTAAATCAAGTTATAAATGCAACTAGCAGGagatggcgcggcggcacgccgcgtccGTACTATGATACTGTGGTAACAACCTTTTTTCTCACATCGTGGTAACAATGTTAAGGGCATAAGAGTTCATGAACTGTGTTGATCGGTCAATTATTCTCATTCTTTTACAATGCCGGTAGGATATTAAAAGGGTAGACAAAGAG
This Lolium perenne isolate Kyuss_39 chromosome 1, Kyuss_2.0, whole genome shotgun sequence DNA region includes the following protein-coding sequences:
- the LOC127325757 gene encoding uncharacterized protein, whose product is MSASASVKKAEKTDAKPAVPEEYVTLVVTDQDGRRLTRTMRRSDQLQVLMDFYYSMVPTVKQGEGVFNYRGPEISRAGSKTPADFQMKDGDEIRFFPEIELVTPVLRDFTGRSFTRTMRTTDQLQVLMDFYHDMVPSAGVVPGVFLYCGEGVTGEQTPVGIGMKDWDRIYVVPTVRGEVGRENKSDDDYITLTVREAGYEHQAMVHLTLRQTEKVRVLMRFYYDIMPAACQVGGVFFFDGTRLSGEVTPSQIGMEDGDEVDHFATQFGVF